The Limanda limanda chromosome 14, fLimLim1.1, whole genome shotgun sequence genomic interval aaaatgaatgtaagggccaggaattattttttactttctttaacattgtttttcagcatttttattgatttctcaaAGGCTATTAAATTAGTGGCTTCTTGAtgattctttttgtttcatttaatttaagtgTGTAAAGTTTACACGATAAATCTGCTTTGAGAACAATAGAGGGTTAAAAAACTTCAGACCCCCACTGTCTTATTTACTATCTGCATTCGAGATATGATCAATGAATCCCAACCTGACTGTAAACGAAACCAGTAAATTGTCTGTTACTTACGGAGCACGAGCACATGGCACACTGGTTGCTCTGCTTGGATGGAAAAAGGTCGACCTTGGTGAAGGTCTCCCCCGGCTGATAAATACTCCCATTGTGCCTGCAGGACTTCACTGATGCTCTCAGGCCTGCAGGGATCCTGGGCCCGTCTGAGGAgagcacatcacacacacagatgattaGAGATTGAAGTCACAAAGATGAGAAATCGATTCTGTCAAAAAGCCTGGAGAGGTGTGGGCAGACCTACCTGTGCACCTCGGACAACACTGCTGAGGCACAGCCACTGGGTTCTCACAGGACAGAGCCGGGCACTTGATTGTGTTACATTTCACGTGGCCTATCTGAGAGAGAACAGCACCAGTTTACTAGCACAGCACAGGGATACCTACCCAACTCTAAACCACTATTACAGAAACCGAAACATCAGCAGTTACCTCAGTGCAGAGGCAGCGCATGCAGAACATAAATCCAAATGGCTCCAGATAGGGATGCCAGCTGTCTCCTGGGCTGAACGTCTTGTCTTTAAAAGTGCATACCACCGCAGAGCCTGCGTGTCAGAGATGAGACAGATGAGCTATTGAGGCACATGTGGTGCAAATAAACAGAAGCATTTACATGGGAACTAATCTGACTAAACATTTGTCATTTTGTCAACAATCAGCTCTAAGTATTTAAAACTGAAGAGGGAAAAACCTGCACGGCTACAAATACCACTGATCTGACTTGAGCTTAATGCAGTGCTGAAGTAAGTACTCAAACAAACTATCACATTAACtgttctacttgagtaaaagctAGTAATTGGTACTTGCTATaacatatgatgaaaatattaaaagtaaaagaacCACATTAACTGCTCTACATGAGTACAAAGGAGTAAGCAGTACTTGCaacttaataaaaaatattaaaagtaaaagtaacatATTAACTGTTCTACTTGAGTAACAGTAAACAGTACTACCTGCTATTAAATACACTTAACATTTTGAAAGTACCATaatcattttcctctttttttttgttaaaatgaCCTGCTAttaaaaataagtttaaataaataactaatatCAAAAGTAAATGTACCACACATAAAGCTATCTACCTGAATACTCTGACTGGATCAGTGGACCAGTTCTCCTTTCATTATTGATTcatgttaaaacaaacaaacaaaaatgcttGCTGCTATAAACAGTGGAAAGTATGTAATAATAAATCTTCTAACGTAAACTACAGATACATGAAATATGTACTTAAGTACAAAACGCAAGTTACTAGTTAGATCCCACCACTGGCCCTATGACTGTACAGACAAACAGACTTCAGGGTTCCACTTTGAAATGCGTCTATGATCAGACAACTTATTACACAAAACACCAAAGCTGTGTTAAGAACAACAGAggatgttaaatgttaaagtaTGAGATCATCTTTTTGGCAAAGTCCGATAAAGCTGTCCTTAACTTCAAACACAATTTCTCAcgcttttttcttattttaagcCCCAAATGTCTGAtgccagaggagagagaaagatccCGAGCAGGGACTCACCTGTCCTGGGTTTCAGCTCTGCATCTGCAAaccagatgatgaagaggagcaaaAGCATGgccttcatgttttttttttacatgtgcgCGACTCGCTCTCCTGTGCgcaataaatatgtttctgcAGGAGAGTGAGAAACAGggatacaaaaaaaagactTGGTATTTCTTTGTTGATCTCTGGCGCCTCCCTCAGGACAGAGGCGTCACAACATCTGGACAGGCTGACGGTGGAGTAAAGCAGGACCTTAAAATAGACATCACCTaataaaagcaacaaatccACTTTAACCCATTTACCTGTTCGGCGCAAACTGACTGTCAGATTTCATAATAGTGTATTGATTACATATGTTATATACAGAGAAGTGAgtgcatttataaaaaaatacatttaatttagtgaCTGCAGATTAAGGCTACTTCTTAGCCTGCTTATGTTTGAGGCTGAATTTTACTTACACTGTTGTATAGGTTGAAGTTATATTATAAGATATTCTGCTTATGTTTCTTGCCCTTTGTAATTACtaagtaaaatataatttttttaaatcaatggaGAGCTAAAATGGAAAGATTTGGCTGTGCAGAAATGAAGTCAACATCCAGGCACAGGTATAATACTGTTTATTGACACACATTGAGAATAAAACAGTGCAACCATGTTAAAATAGACATCAAGATGCCAAGAACCCCTcgacaaacaaaaagacaataaaacttAATGACCCATATCCCAACAAGGAGTCTGGCAATCCCGCTCCCTGCGATGTTGCCTATTACAAGACATTGCATTGCTCGATAATAAAGCCTTCAACTAAACAGTTTGATTCACAGTCAGTGCAGATAGAGAGAAACAATCAGATTCCTAAAACCCACAGCAGTATTTTCTAAAATGGGGCTCCTGTCAAGATGGAGAAAAGGCTTCTGTCtaactttaaaatgtcacaacaGGTTAtggttaaagaaataaaaacgtTTAATGGATGACGTTGCCGTTTCCCTTTTAAAAACTGTACTGCATATTTGGAACATTGTCCGTGGGACTTTTCGTCATGCTTTGCCTAAAACCTTGTTTTCAAAGCGTCATTAGGTCCTGACAAAGCTCAGAACTGGAAATACTTTTTGTTACTAAAATGTCACTACAGGACTACAAATGCATGTCTGCATCAAAAATGTTGATCAGGCTCTTAACTGTATATCTATAAAGCCctcagttttttaaaaatcatgcAGGAAGATATCAGATGTTTTTATCCAGTTGTACTATTTTGTAAGTCAAAAACATTCCTATTATATGGGATCCAATCATGTGTGTGAAAGGCTTGATAACAGACACTAATATGTCACGAGAAATCGTTAAACAAACATAGAGTGATCCACTTCCTGGATCAGACACACCCAAGCAATTTCCAATTACACAGGATATAATGGTTTCAGCACAGACTCAGTAAAAGAGAGGCAAACATACTATATTTGTTCCCCTTCATAATAATTAAACTTTAAAACGTCTGGAGAGAAGGATATTATTTTACAGCATGAATTAAGAGTGTTCAAACAGacgcccccccacacacccacacgacAAATCCGGAACAGTGGAGACTCAAGAAGTGCTGCTGTGTTCCCCTGTGTCGTCGTCCAGCTTCTGACGTTTCTTTGCTCTGATCGCATTCAAGGCTTCCTCTATGGAGCGGGTGTCCCTCTTGTTGGCCACAGGTACTGGGagagaaaataacaaatgtggTGAGTAAATGAAAAGAGGGGTGGGGGATTGAATcaaaaacaggtcaatctgaggagggctgttttagacagggtaaaagggtgctgttttaaattatccttgtggtattttgatcaaaatatgttacagacgtTTCATTAAGgacccaaggaaccatatcaactttaaaatgggcataatatgtctcctttaaataaagtttagttaaACTAAAGATTGTTGCATAAATCTGATTAAATTTGTGCTCATTAAAAGATAAGAGTGATAAAGggctgaaataatttaaaatagtgctttttaaataatgatttaattatattCCTGGCACAACAAATATCGGTATCCGCtagattgttgttttaaacatcgATATCGGCCAAGAATTTCCCtatcggtgcatccctattTTTCACACTTCTGTATGAAACAGATCTATGTAACTGATTATGTGATGTACTCACCACAACCATAAGTGCTGTTCGCCTCTAGAGTATGCGCCGCATCCTTTGCAGCCGAGGTGCCGATCAGGTGACTGTACTTGTCTCTGTAGTTGGAGGTAGGAACCTCTTTCTTCTTCGTCTCACTGGAAGCTGCCACCTCCAGTGCGTCTTGCTCCTGTAatttgacaaaaacacaacatgtcttgtgattgtgtttctttgtggatCTATGAAGGAACTCGTGCCTCTTTGGATAAGTTTTCTCCCCGAGTGACTGTACATGTTTCTACATTATGGCAGGTTTCCCTGTTATCCaaatacatttcaatttgtTGCTTATTTTCTCATAAAGCAATAACCTGTCTGCTGTCCAATGTAGTGTGGGTAAGAAGATTATGGGATATTTATATTGGAACAAATATTTCACGATGTTTGTTTATCTACATTGATAAGAATTAAATTCTTGCACGACAACAAAATGAAGCCAGAGGTGCCGGATGTCTTGCCAATAGCTAATTGTATGGCTATTCAAGACTGTCCTGGATGCACACAAAGAGTGAGCATCCAGTCTTACTTTTAGTTTTCGTCGTTGCTCTGCGACTTTGGGATCCCACTCCTCTCCATTGCGATaagcctccagctcctcatctGACGGCGCAAACTCCTGCCACGGCACAAGGTTGAAAACAGCCCAATTACTACACAGTGTTTTTTGGTAACTTGAGCCCAACAGTCGAGTttattaaaatatcaaacactaataagtattcagaccttcTTGAATAGCATGACATAACgactctcctcgtcctccccgAAGGAAAAAGAAGCCAGCCCAGCCACTTCTGAAACATCGTGCCTATAAGAAAGGAAGAGATTAAATGTGAAACAGTTGGGAACATGTGACCAAAACACTTTACTTTGCCCTTAAGTGTGACGACTACTTACAATATACTCCTTTCAAGCTTTCCCATTGGGTTGTACTTTCGTTTCTGTTGTATACTGTCCTGGATGAATTCTGACACTTCTTTCTCCATCTAATCAAGAAATAAAGGAGAACAAAGTCTGTGAGGAATACTTACAGTGATGAAACCAGGGCAGAGCAGCGTCGCGTCAGAACTAAATTCAGCCTGCATTAGTTGAGACATAGACTCTAACCTTTTTCCTGAActctgctttctttcttttctcatgtTCCTCCATCTTCTTGAGTCTTGCTGCTTGCTCTGAAAATAGCAGAGGTCAAAGTTGAGGTTTGTTTACGTCCAATAGCAGTATTGTTTAGTTTTGTAAACACAAATCATGGAGTTTTACAGCCACAACCGGCCTAGTTGTATTTTTAAAGACTGAATTCACAAAATGGGTTCTAAAGAGACAGATTTCCTTCCCACAATGTTTTCAGATCATTCAGGTCTGGAGCACAGAGCGACtcaaatccatttatttttttaatctgtctAAGTGGGCACATCCTCTTATATTCTATTGATAAGCATTTTAACAACCCTTAATGAAATTGATTTGGCTACATTAGATTGAAACCTGAGCAAAATTGGATTTTTGAGGGCCAGTGCCAATGCTGATATTTTTGGAGGGAAAGTGTGTTATGCTAACTTTTGAATCTTTAGAAATTTAAggattgatattttacagttgaaaACCAAAACTTAACACAAATATAACCAACTATGTCCAACTTGAATTAGAAAAATTAAGAATATTTCTTAAGAGCAgctcttttctgcattgtttacaCTCTAAAATacaagttttcatatcagcacaTATTTACAAACATATAGATAAGTCTGTGTAAAGCTCATTTCAACTAATTTTATGTCAATCATTATATTGGGTTTTTCATCCCAGCCATTTTGTGAGTAAgttgaaaaactgaaaagttgtttatttttcatattactAGTCAGTCCTATTGTCAATATTGTACAGAATTCCTAGTTTCTAATATTTTCTTGGGTGCCATATAACAATTTTTGGTTATcgcagtttttaaaaaataaaaatggagcCACAGACCTTTTTCACAGGACCCGGTGGTTGAAACAGTAGATAACCAGCGGTGTTtgtaatgaatgaataaagtaGTAAGAGTATAGTAATGAACCAATGGAGGTTCTGTTGTATTAAAGTACATGTGATTAGTAACATCTGTGTTTACCTGCTCTCAGgtcaaaatggctgctgtgaaaAAGCCCTAAAGAACCTTTCAAAATCATCgcctctcttttgtttttttttatgacctCAAATGACAGAAGCTAGGAATTATGTAAACatgtatatgtttttattgagaTTACTAGCATTCACTTATATTTTAACACACTCGTGTTGTCTATCGCTGATTAAATCCCCGTGGCCAGAGCTAGTTAGCAGGTTAGCTTGGGTCTGATCAGTGACTTCACTTGTACACCACTGATCGGGATCGGGACCGGGACAGACAGTGGCTCAGAGGAGGCTCCAGGTATTGAGGACAGAGGAGCTGCCGAGGAGCAGCCGAGGAGCGACCTCTCCCCTCAGGAGGGGGGAGACAtccaggaggaggctgcagcggCTCACATGTGCTCCATGTTTTGAACCCTCCAGTGAACCAGGTTAAATGAGGCTGAGTTCAGGTTACAGCTCGGGGGGTAAACACACAGCTCGACCTCGACACCCCCCCGGtgctgtttgtttacagtgttCCAGCTCCAGACTCTACCCTCTGCCCTGCGGGACAGGAGCAGTTGCCAGTAGCCGTTGACCCGTTGgcagcagaaacagaaagtcccccccccccacctgtccGGTCCGTACTCTACACCCTCCCGAGCCTCGTATCGCTGCCATGGAGACGGTTTCAAACCAACACAACACTGGTAGTTACACGGGGAACACGCTATGTACCTCGAGCCTTTCGTCGGCTCTCCTTGTCGCCGACAGTCGGAGGCTTCTCCATGGAGTTCAGGATCGAACCGAGGAGGTCCGCCATCTTGGAACGATAGAGGAGACTGTTGTTGTGGGCCGCAGCTGTTCGAGCTGCGCATGCGCACATGAGCACGTTTTTCTTCGCCGAATGGAAATAGAGGTGAGGTAAACTGTTACTTTAGCGCCCCCCTCTGTACAGAAAAACACTTCCCAGCCTTTCACTCGTTATTGAACAatgttaaatatacacataataTGGCACTTAATCCAAATACTGCAGCGTGAAAAGAAAGGACAAGTGCAGATGTAtataaatgaaaagaagagacaaaacagacacgaaaataaactgtaaaaacataagaaaaaaaacaagttaatcattaataaaacaaatgaaaataataaaaaaaacaaagattcctttgatatttgaccgactcagcatcaaaggattcatggtcgatatatgtacagaacatcgtgttttaatatCCAggacatcgtgttttcatggcgtgtaatcaaactttgacgccacgccacggtcacaccgtgtgactaaaaaaaaatctgtcagtcagtttttatctccatcttgttgtgatgacactcatctcaatttgaagttgattcgatgaaaaccctggaacaagtgtatcaaagtaaaaatgtggaatatggccaaaatggccactaaatgcaaaatagcaggcttcctgttgggtttttccaattgcaactaatacttttttgtttgtctggtcatgatacacctgtatatcgatttttgtgaagacaggtcaatgtgaacaccttccgggggtctcggggcactgttgagccattttgcgacgcccattgaaaattccttcagaatacgtaaattttcaccactttctaactttctacaaattttggtaagaagttgagcatggtaaagccctcaaaaagccaattcatttgcctgaataataataataatccttacaatttcaatagggtctcaccagacacctttgatgtctgtgctcgggccctgaTTAAAGTTAAAAGGCCTAGAGCTTTTCTAGACCACATTTTTTCACGAGTTTTAGGGCTTTAAGGAGAAGAATTCATGATGAAACACGTGAGATCTATAGgttccatctatctatctatctatctatctatctatctatctatctatctatctatctatctatctatctatctatctatctatctatctatctatctatctatctatctgtctatttatctatctatctatccatctgcTGCAGTACATTTAGTACACAAAAGAGAAGGACAGGTGTACTTTTCTGTGACCACGTTGTAGCCATGAAAACAATATact includes:
- the spag7 gene encoding sperm-associated antigen 7 homolog, with translation MADLLGSILNSMEKPPTVGDKESRRKAREQAARLKKMEEHEKRKKAEFRKKMEKEVSEFIQDSIQQKRKYNPMGKLERSILHDVSEVAGLASFSFGEDEESRYVMLFKKEFAPSDEELEAYRNGEEWDPKVAEQRRKLKEQDALEVAASSETKKKEVPTSNYRDKYSHLIGTSAAKDAAHTLEANSTYGCVPVANKRDTRSIEEALNAIRAKKRQKLDDDTGEHSSTS